One Mycolicibacter sp. MU0083 DNA window includes the following coding sequences:
- a CDS encoding acetylornithine transaminase, with amino-acid sequence MTTLQSRWQAVMMNNYGTPPLSLVSGDGAVLTDDAGKTYIDFLGGIAVNVLGHRHPAVIDAVTAQLNTLGHTSNLYATEPGIALAEGLVGQLGVPARAFFCNSGTEANEVAFKMTRLTGKTKVVAAQGAFHGRTMGSLALTGQPDKQAPFEPLPGEVVHVPYGDTKALAAAVDSDTAAVFLEPIMGEGGVVVPPAGYLAEARGITAAHNALLVLDEVQTGIGRTGAFYAHQHDGITPDIITLAKGLGGGLPIGACLAVGAAGDLLTPGMHGSTFGGNPVCTAAAVAVLQALADGDLVARAGTLGKTLSHGIEELHHPLVDHVRGKGLLQGVVLTAPKAKAVELAARQAGFLVNAAAAGVVRLAPPLIIGEDQIGSFITALPGILDTAQEAAE; translated from the coding sequence ATGACGACCCTGCAAAGCCGCTGGCAAGCGGTGATGATGAACAACTACGGCACCCCGCCGCTGTCACTGGTCAGCGGTGACGGCGCGGTGCTGACCGATGACGCGGGCAAGACCTACATCGACTTCCTCGGCGGTATCGCGGTCAACGTCCTCGGCCACCGCCACCCCGCGGTGATCGACGCGGTCACCGCCCAGCTCAACACGCTGGGCCACACCTCGAATCTGTATGCGACCGAGCCCGGTATCGCGCTGGCCGAGGGCCTGGTCGGCCAGCTCGGCGTGCCGGCGCGGGCGTTCTTCTGCAACTCCGGCACCGAGGCCAACGAAGTCGCGTTCAAGATGACCCGGCTCACCGGCAAGACGAAAGTGGTTGCCGCGCAAGGGGCGTTCCACGGCCGCACCATGGGGTCGCTGGCGCTGACCGGGCAGCCCGACAAGCAGGCCCCGTTCGAGCCGCTGCCCGGCGAGGTCGTGCACGTGCCCTACGGCGACACCAAAGCGCTGGCCGCCGCGGTCGACTCCGACACCGCCGCGGTGTTCCTGGAACCGATCATGGGGGAGGGCGGCGTCGTCGTCCCCCCGGCCGGCTACCTGGCCGAAGCCCGCGGCATCACCGCCGCCCACAACGCGCTGCTGGTGCTCGACGAGGTGCAGACCGGCATCGGGCGCACCGGCGCGTTCTACGCCCACCAGCACGACGGCATCACCCCCGACATCATCACGCTGGCCAAGGGCCTGGGCGGTGGCCTGCCCATCGGTGCCTGCCTGGCCGTCGGCGCCGCCGGTGACCTGTTGACGCCGGGCATGCACGGCAGCACCTTCGGTGGCAACCCGGTGTGCACCGCCGCGGCGGTGGCGGTGCTGCAGGCCCTGGCCGACGGCGACCTGGTGGCCCGCGCCGGCACGCTCGGCAAGACCCTGAGCCACGGCATCGAGGAACTGCACCACCCGCTGGTCGATCACGTCCGCGGCAAGGGCCTGCTGCAGGGTGTGGTGCTGACCGCGCCCAAGGCCAAGGCCGTCGAACTGGCCGCCCGCCAGGCCGGTTTCCTGGTCAACGCCGCCGCGGCCGGTGTGGTGCGACTGGCGCCGCCGCTGATCATCGGCGAAGACCAGATCGGTAGTTTCATCACCGCCCTGCCGGGCATCCTCGACACCGCCCAGGAGGCCGCCGAATGA
- the argJ gene encoding bifunctional glutamate N-acetyltransferase/amino-acid acetyltransferase ArgJ, which yields MTDPKLLREQGVTAPSGFRAAGIAAGIKASGKPDLALVFNEGPDYAAAGVFTSNQVKAAPVQWSRQVLAGGRLRAVILNSGGANACTGPGGFQDTHTTADALAAALSEWGTETGAAEVAVCSTGLIGDRLPMDKVLAGVTAIVQEMAGGLGGGDEAARAIMTTDTVPKQVALHHPGNWTVGGMAKGAGMLAPSLATMLVVLTTDAKVDAAALDTALRRATAVTFDRLDVDGSCSTNDTVLLLASGASEITPAQEDLDAAVLAVCDDLCAQLQADAEGVTKRVCITVTGAGSDADALTAARIVARDSLVKTALFGSDPNWGRVLAAVGMVPFTIDPDRITVSFNGSPVFSGGLPMPGAREVDLSGADIEVTVELNQGSGQAMVRTTDLSHAYVEENSAYSS from the coding sequence GTGACCGACCCGAAACTGCTGCGGGAACAGGGCGTCACCGCGCCCAGCGGATTCCGGGCCGCCGGAATCGCCGCCGGCATCAAGGCGTCCGGAAAACCCGACCTGGCCCTGGTGTTCAACGAAGGGCCGGACTACGCGGCCGCCGGCGTGTTCACCAGCAACCAGGTCAAGGCCGCACCGGTGCAGTGGAGTCGGCAGGTGCTCGCCGGCGGCCGGTTGCGCGCGGTCATCCTGAACTCCGGTGGCGCCAACGCCTGCACCGGACCGGGCGGTTTCCAGGACACCCACACCACCGCCGACGCACTGGCCGCCGCCCTCTCGGAATGGGGCACCGAGACCGGGGCCGCTGAGGTCGCGGTCTGCTCCACCGGCCTGATCGGTGACCGGCTGCCGATGGACAAGGTGCTGGCCGGGGTCACCGCGATCGTGCAGGAGATGGCCGGCGGCCTGGGCGGCGGCGACGAAGCCGCCCGCGCCATCATGACCACCGACACCGTGCCGAAACAGGTTGCATTGCACCACCCCGGCAACTGGACCGTGGGCGGCATGGCCAAGGGTGCGGGAATGCTGGCGCCGTCGCTGGCGACCATGCTGGTGGTGCTGACCACCGACGCTAAAGTCGACGCCGCCGCCCTGGACACCGCACTGCGGCGCGCCACCGCGGTGACCTTCGACCGGCTCGACGTCGACGGCAGCTGCTCCACCAACGACACCGTGCTGCTGCTGGCCTCCGGGGCCAGCGAGATCACCCCCGCCCAGGAGGACCTGGACGCCGCGGTGCTGGCCGTCTGCGACGACCTGTGCGCACAACTGCAGGCCGACGCCGAGGGCGTCACCAAGCGGGTGTGCATCACCGTCACCGGTGCCGGCAGTGACGCCGACGCGCTCACCGCGGCCCGGATCGTCGCCCGCGACAGCCTGGTCAAGACCGCGCTGTTCGGCTCCGACCCCAACTGGGGCCGGGTGCTGGCCGCGGTCGGCATGGTGCCGTTCACCATCGACCCGGACCGGATCACGGTGTCGTTCAACGGCTCGCCCGTATTCAGCGGCGGCCTGCCGATGCCCGGCGCCCGGGAGGTGGACCTGTCCGGGGCCGACATCGAGGTCACCGTGGAACTCAACCAGGGCAGCGGGCAGGCCATGGTGCGCACCACCGACCTGTCGCACGCCTACGTCGAAGAGAACTCGGCCTACAGCTCATGA
- the argF gene encoding ornithine carbamoyltransferase: MIRHFLRDDDITPAEQAEILSLAAELKAEPFSRRPLEGPRGVAVIFDKNSTRTRFSFEIGIAQLGGHAVVVDGRSTQLGRDETLEDTGQVLSRYVDAIVWRTFAQERLTAMASTATVPIVNALSDEFHPCQVLADLQTIAERKGGVSGLKGLKLTYLGDGANNMAHSLMLGGVTAGVHVTVAAPEGFTPDPAVVAAAQARAAQTGASVTVTADPAKAAAGADVLVTDTWTSMGQEDDGLDRVAPFRPYQINDELVALADSDVTVLHCLPAHRGDEITDAVIDGPRSAVFDEAENRLHAQKALLVWLLERSR; this comes from the coding sequence ATGATCCGCCACTTTCTGCGCGACGACGACATCACCCCGGCCGAGCAGGCCGAAATCCTTTCGTTGGCAGCCGAACTCAAAGCCGAACCGTTCAGCCGCCGGCCGCTGGAGGGCCCCCGCGGGGTCGCGGTGATCTTCGACAAGAACTCCACCCGAACCCGGTTCTCCTTCGAGATCGGCATCGCCCAACTCGGCGGGCACGCCGTTGTCGTCGACGGCCGCTCCACCCAGCTGGGCCGCGACGAAACCCTCGAGGACACCGGGCAGGTACTGTCCCGCTACGTCGACGCGATCGTCTGGCGCACCTTCGCCCAGGAGCGGCTGACCGCGATGGCCAGCACCGCCACGGTGCCGATCGTCAACGCCCTGTCCGACGAGTTCCACCCCTGCCAGGTGCTGGCCGACCTGCAGACCATCGCCGAACGCAAGGGTGGCGTGTCGGGCCTTAAAGGGCTCAAGCTGACCTACCTCGGTGACGGCGCCAACAACATGGCGCACTCACTGATGCTGGGCGGGGTCACCGCCGGGGTGCACGTCACCGTCGCCGCACCCGAGGGCTTCACCCCGGACCCGGCCGTCGTCGCCGCCGCGCAGGCCCGCGCCGCGCAGACCGGCGCGAGCGTCACCGTCACCGCCGACCCGGCCAAAGCCGCCGCCGGCGCCGACGTACTGGTGACCGACACCTGGACCTCGATGGGCCAGGAGGACGACGGCCTGGACCGGGTCGCGCCGTTTCGGCCCTACCAGATCAACGACGAGCTGGTGGCGCTGGCCGATTCGGATGTGACGGTGCTGCACTGCCTGCCGGCGCACCGCGGCGACGAGATCACCGACGCGGTGATCGACGGGCCGCGCAGCGCGGTGTTCGACGAGGCCGAGAACCGGCTGCACGCGCAGAAGGCCCTGTTGGTGTGGTTGCTGGAACGGTCACGATGA
- the argB gene encoding acetylglutamate kinase, translated as MTEVTTTVKAQVLAEALPWLKQLHGKIVVVKYGGNAMTDDTLKHAFAADMAFLRNCGIHPVVVHGGGPQISAMLKKLGIEGDFKGGFRVTTPEVLDVARMVLFGQVGRELVNLINAHGPYAVGITGEDAALFTAVRRSVTVDGVATDIGLVGDVDQVNTAAVLDLIAAGRIPVVSTLAPDPDGVVHNINADTAAAALAEALAAEKLLMLTDVDGLYTDWPDRDSLVSEIDTATLAQLLPSLESGMIPKVEACLRAVRGGVPSAHIIDGRVEHCVLVELFTDAGTGTKVVNP; from the coding sequence ATGACCGAAGTAACCACCACCGTCAAAGCCCAGGTCCTGGCCGAAGCCCTGCCCTGGCTCAAACAACTGCACGGCAAGATCGTCGTCGTCAAATACGGCGGCAACGCCATGACCGACGACACCCTCAAGCACGCGTTCGCCGCCGACATGGCGTTCCTGCGCAACTGCGGCATCCACCCGGTGGTGGTGCACGGCGGCGGCCCGCAGATCAGCGCGATGCTCAAAAAGCTCGGCATCGAAGGCGACTTCAAGGGCGGATTCCGGGTCACCACACCGGAAGTGCTCGACGTGGCGCGCATGGTGCTGTTCGGGCAGGTCGGCCGGGAACTGGTGAACCTGATCAACGCCCACGGACCGTATGCGGTCGGCATCACCGGCGAGGACGCCGCACTGTTCACCGCGGTGCGGCGCAGCGTCACCGTCGACGGGGTGGCCACCGATATCGGCCTGGTCGGCGACGTGGATCAGGTCAACACGGCCGCGGTGTTGGATTTGATTGCCGCCGGCCGGATTCCGGTGGTCTCCACGCTGGCGCCCGACCCCGACGGGGTGGTGCACAACATCAACGCCGACACCGCCGCGGCCGCCCTGGCCGAAGCGTTGGCCGCCGAGAAACTGTTGATGCTCACCGACGTCGACGGGCTCTACACCGACTGGCCCGACCGCGATTCGCTGGTCAGCGAGATCGACACCGCGACCCTGGCGCAGCTGCTGCCCAGCCTGGAGTCCGGGATGATCCCCAAAGTCGAAGCCTGCCTGCGCGCCGTGCGCGGTGGGGTGCCCAGCGCCCACATCATCGACGGCCGCGTCGAACACTGCGTGCTGGTCGAGTTGTTCACCGACGCCGGCACCGGAACCAAGGTGGTAAACCCATGA
- the pheT gene encoding phenylalanine--tRNA ligase subunit beta, with amino-acid sequence MRIPYSWLKEALVAGAPGCSDISADELEQALLRIGHEVEAVHTLGPVTGPLKVGRVAEIEELIEFKKPIRFCRVDVGEDQPRDIVCGARNFAVGDLVVVALPGAVLPGDFAIATRKTYGRTSDGMICSASELGMSNDHSGIIVLPAGTAEPGAEGQQVLGLDDVVYELAITPDRGYCMSVRGLARDLACVLDLDFADPAAVAALPADGEAWPLSVQPGTGVRRFALRSVTGIDPAAVTPWWMQRRLTLCGIRAISPAVDATNYVMVELGHPMHAHDRARINGGFGVRFATAGETVTTLDDIERKLEPADVLIVDDVATAAIGGVMGSGSTEMRDDSTDVLLEAAIWDPAAVSRTARRLHLPSEAARRYERSVDPAISVAVLDRCATLLAEIAGGVIGSGLTDWRGEPPVTDWRQAPIEIPADLPDRFAGVDYPDGTTVRRLTQIGCDVAVSGSTLTVTPPSWRPDLRQPADLVEDVLRLEGLESIPSVLPTAPAGRGLSAVQRRRRAVGKSLALAGYVEVLTTPFMPAGVFDTWGLADDDPRRATVSVLNPLESDRPQLASTLLPGLLESLGRNVSRGMSDVALFTIAQVVQATGQAEFPAVTATRRPTEAEIAGIDAALPKQPQHVAVALTGLAEPRGPWGPGRPVEAADAIEAARVIARAAGVEVTLRAAARLPWHPGRCAEVLVGQTVIGYAGQLHPAVIERAGLPKGTCAVELDLDAVPLAATLPAPRVSPFPAVFQDLALVVDETVTAASVADAVREGAGELLEDIALFDVYTGPQVGEGRKSLAFALRFRAADRTLTEDEASAARDAAVARAGEAVGAALR; translated from the coding sequence ATGCGTATTCCCTACAGCTGGCTGAAAGAAGCCCTGGTTGCCGGTGCGCCCGGCTGCTCGGATATCAGCGCCGACGAACTCGAGCAGGCGCTGCTGCGCATCGGCCACGAGGTCGAGGCGGTGCACACCCTGGGGCCGGTGACTGGCCCGCTGAAGGTCGGCCGGGTCGCCGAGATCGAGGAACTCATCGAGTTCAAGAAGCCGATCCGGTTCTGCCGCGTCGACGTCGGCGAGGACCAACCCCGCGACATCGTCTGTGGCGCCAGGAATTTCGCCGTCGGCGACCTGGTGGTGGTGGCTTTGCCGGGCGCGGTGCTGCCCGGTGACTTCGCCATCGCCACTCGCAAGACCTACGGTCGCACCTCCGACGGCATGATCTGCTCGGCCTCCGAGTTGGGCATGAGCAACGATCACTCCGGCATCATCGTGCTGCCCGCCGGCACCGCCGAACCCGGTGCCGAGGGTCAGCAGGTGCTGGGCCTCGACGACGTGGTCTATGAACTGGCCATCACCCCCGACCGCGGCTACTGCATGTCGGTGCGCGGCCTGGCCCGTGACCTGGCCTGCGTGCTGGACCTGGACTTCGCCGACCCGGCCGCCGTGGCGGCCCTGCCCGCCGACGGCGAGGCGTGGCCGCTGAGCGTGCAACCGGGCACCGGCGTGCGGCGGTTCGCGCTGCGCAGCGTCACCGGCATCGACCCGGCCGCGGTGACCCCGTGGTGGATGCAGCGCCGCCTGACGCTCTGCGGCATCCGGGCGATCTCCCCGGCCGTGGACGCCACCAACTACGTCATGGTCGAACTCGGCCACCCCATGCACGCCCACGACCGGGCCCGCATCAACGGCGGATTCGGCGTCCGCTTCGCCACCGCGGGGGAGACCGTCACCACCCTCGACGACATCGAACGCAAGCTGGAACCCGCCGACGTGCTGATCGTCGACGACGTCGCCACCGCCGCGATCGGCGGCGTGATGGGTTCGGGCAGCACCGAGATGCGCGACGACTCCACCGACGTGCTGCTGGAAGCCGCGATCTGGGATCCCGCCGCGGTGTCGCGGACCGCGCGGCGACTGCATTTGCCCAGCGAGGCCGCCCGCCGCTACGAGCGCTCGGTGGACCCGGCCATCTCGGTGGCCGTGCTGGACCGCTGTGCCACGCTGCTGGCCGAGATCGCCGGGGGCGTCATCGGATCCGGGCTGACCGACTGGCGCGGTGAGCCGCCGGTGACCGATTGGCGTCAGGCGCCCATCGAGATCCCCGCGGACCTGCCCGACCGGTTCGCCGGGGTGGACTACCCCGACGGCACCACGGTGCGACGCCTGACCCAGATCGGTTGCGACGTAGCGGTTTCCGGGTCGACGTTGACCGTCACCCCGCCGAGCTGGCGGCCGGACCTGCGTCAGCCCGCCGACCTGGTCGAAGACGTGCTGCGCCTGGAGGGCCTGGAGTCCATCCCGTCGGTGCTGCCGACCGCACCGGCCGGGCGCGGCCTGAGCGCGGTGCAGCGCCGCCGCCGCGCGGTCGGCAAGTCGCTGGCGTTGGCCGGCTACGTCGAGGTGCTCACCACGCCGTTCATGCCCGCCGGAGTCTTCGACACCTGGGGGCTGGCCGACGACGACCCGCGTCGCGCCACCGTCTCGGTGCTCAACCCGCTGGAATCCGACCGGCCCCAGCTGGCCAGCACCCTGCTGCCGGGCCTGCTGGAATCCTTGGGCCGCAACGTCTCCCGCGGCATGTCCGATGTGGCGCTGTTCACCATCGCCCAGGTGGTGCAGGCCACCGGGCAGGCCGAATTCCCGGCCGTCACCGCCACCCGGCGGCCCACCGAGGCCGAGATCGCCGGGATCGACGCCGCGCTGCCCAAGCAGCCGCAACACGTCGCCGTCGCCCTGACCGGCCTGGCCGAACCCCGCGGACCGTGGGGACCGGGACGGCCAGTCGAGGCCGCCGACGCCATCGAAGCCGCCCGGGTGATCGCCCGCGCCGCCGGCGTCGAGGTCACCCTGCGCGCCGCCGCCCGGCTGCCCTGGCATCCGGGCCGCTGCGCAGAGGTACTGGTCGGCCAGACCGTGATCGGCTACGCCGGACAGTTGCACCCGGCCGTCATCGAGCGCGCCGGGCTGCCCAAGGGCACCTGCGCGGTCGAGTTGGACCTGGACGCCGTCCCGCTGGCCGCGACGCTGCCCGCCCCGCGGGTGTCGCCGTTCCCGGCGGTCTTCCAGGACCTGGCGCTGGTGGTCGACGAGACCGTGACCGCGGCATCGGTGGCCGACGCGGTGCGTGAGGGCGCCGGCGAACTGCTGGAGGACATCGCGCTGTTCGACGTCTACACCGGCCCGCAGGTCGGTGAGGGCCGCAAGTCGCTGGCGTTCGCGCTGCGCTTCCGGGCCGCGGACCGGACGCTGACCGAGGACGAGGCCAGCGCGGCCCGCGACGCCGCCGTCGCCCGCGCCGGCGAGGCCGTCGGCGCCGCCCTGCGCTAG
- a CDS encoding dihydrolipoyl dehydrogenase family protein encodes MTQPDSYDVIILGAGPVGENVADRARTAGLTVAIVERELAGGECSYWACVPSKALLRSVLALADARRTAGAREAVTAPIDAAAVLKRRDYFVGDWDDAGQRDWIGSIGADLIRGHGRLDGPRRVVVTTGDNATVTLTARHAVVISTGTGAALPDLPGIAEARPWTNREATAATSVPNRLAVVGAGGVGVEMATAWQGLGSRVTMLVRGSGLLPKMEPFVGDYVARGLAEAGVEVRTGVSITALHRPDPNGPVRLDLSDGGDLVVDEVLFATGRSPATADIGLDTVGLTPGNWLDVDDTCRVRAVDDGWLYACGDVNHRALLTHQGKYQARITGDAIGARAAGRLLDTEPWGAYAATADHHAVPQAFFTDPEAAAVGLTAAQAEQAGHRVHVVDVEIGDAVSGATLHSDGYRGRARMVVDADQQYLLGVTFVGPGVVEMLHAATIAVAGQVPIGRLWHAVPCFPTVSEVWLRLLEAYRDSGPA; translated from the coding sequence ATGACCCAGCCCGACAGCTACGACGTCATCATCCTCGGGGCCGGACCGGTGGGGGAGAACGTCGCCGACCGCGCCCGAACCGCCGGATTGACAGTCGCGATCGTGGAACGTGAACTCGCCGGCGGCGAATGCTCCTACTGGGCGTGTGTACCCAGCAAGGCGCTGCTGCGCTCGGTACTCGCACTCGCCGACGCCCGCCGGACCGCCGGCGCCCGCGAGGCCGTGACCGCCCCGATCGATGCCGCCGCGGTGCTCAAACGCCGTGACTACTTCGTCGGCGATTGGGACGACGCCGGGCAACGGGACTGGATCGGCAGTATCGGTGCCGACCTGATCCGCGGGCACGGGCGCCTCGACGGGCCACGCCGCGTGGTGGTCACCACCGGCGATAACGCCACCGTGACGCTGACAGCACGGCACGCGGTGGTGATCAGCACCGGAACCGGCGCGGCACTGCCGGACCTGCCCGGCATCGCCGAAGCCCGGCCGTGGACCAATCGTGAAGCGACCGCCGCCACCTCGGTTCCCAACCGGCTCGCGGTCGTCGGCGCCGGCGGGGTGGGCGTCGAAATGGCCACCGCCTGGCAGGGTTTGGGCTCAAGGGTCACGATGCTGGTACGCGGATCGGGACTACTGCCGAAGATGGAACCCTTTGTCGGCGACTACGTCGCCCGCGGACTGGCCGAGGCCGGCGTGGAGGTGCGCACCGGGGTCTCGATCACCGCGCTGCACCGACCCGACCCCAATGGTCCGGTGCGCCTGGACCTGAGCGACGGCGGCGACCTCGTCGTCGACGAAGTGCTGTTCGCCACCGGCCGCAGCCCGGCCACCGCGGATATCGGCCTGGACACCGTGGGCCTGACACCCGGGAACTGGCTGGACGTTGACGACACCTGTCGGGTGCGGGCCGTCGACGACGGGTGGCTGTACGCCTGCGGCGATGTCAACCATCGGGCGCTGCTGACCCACCAGGGCAAATATCAGGCCCGCATCACCGGCGATGCGATCGGTGCGCGGGCCGCCGGGCGGCTATTGGACACCGAACCGTGGGGCGCATACGCGGCCACCGCCGATCACCACGCGGTGCCGCAGGCGTTCTTCACCGATCCCGAAGCCGCCGCTGTCGGGCTTACCGCCGCGCAGGCCGAACAGGCGGGACACCGGGTGCACGTGGTGGACGTGGAGATCGGCGACGCGGTGTCCGGGGCGACGCTGCACTCCGACGGGTATCGCGGGCGGGCGCGCATGGTGGTCGACGCCGACCAGCAGTACCTGCTCGGTGTCACGTTCGTGGGCCCCGGCGTCGTCGAAATGCTGCACGCGGCCACCATCGCGGTAGCCGGGCAGGTGCCGATCGGTCGGCTGTGGCATGCCGTGCCGTGTTTCCCGACGGTCAGCGAGGTGTGGCTGCGACTGTTGGAGGCCTACCGGGATTCCGGGCCGGCGTGA
- a CDS encoding arginine repressor produces MSRADSTVTRVGRQARIVEVLSSSSVRSQTELAAILAADGIEVTQATLSRDLEELGAVKLRGVDGGAGVYVVPEDGSPVRAVAGGTDRLCRLLGELLVSTDATGNLAVLRTPPGAADYLASAIDRAALPYVVGTIAGDDTIFVAAREPMTGAELAATLTDLQ; encoded by the coding sequence ATGAGCCGAGCCGACAGCACCGTCACACGCGTGGGCCGCCAGGCCCGCATCGTCGAGGTGCTGTCCTCGTCCTCGGTACGCAGCCAGACCGAGCTGGCCGCCATCCTGGCCGCCGACGGTATCGAGGTCACCCAGGCCACGCTGTCGCGGGACCTCGAAGAGCTGGGCGCGGTGAAACTGCGCGGCGTCGACGGGGGAGCCGGGGTGTATGTGGTGCCCGAAGACGGCAGCCCGGTGCGCGCGGTGGCCGGCGGCACCGACCGGCTGTGCCGGCTGCTCGGGGAGCTGCTGGTGTCCACCGACGCCACCGGAAACCTGGCCGTGTTGCGTACCCCGCCCGGGGCGGCGGACTACCTGGCCAGTGCCATCGACCGGGCCGCGCTACCGTACGTCGTCGGCACCATCGCCGGGGATGACACCATCTTCGTGGCGGCCCGCGAGCCGATGACCGGCGCCGAACTCGCCGCCACCCTCACAGACCTGCAGTAA
- the argC gene encoding N-acetyl-gamma-glutamyl-phosphate reductase yields MQNRRVTKAIKVAVAGASGYAGGEILRLLLGHPGYADGRLQIGALTAAGNAGSTLGEQHPHLLPLADRVLQPTDVATLAGHDVVFLGLPHGHSAVLAEQLGDDTVVIDCGADFRLDDSGDWERFYGSPHAGTWPYGLPELPGGRDKLVDARRIAVPGCYPTAALLALFPAVAAGLIEPDVTVVAVSGTSGAGKAAKVDLLGSEVIGSARAYNVGGAHRHTPEIGQGLRALTDRDVSVAFIPVLIPTSRGILATCTAKTTAALPELRAAYEKAYQDEPFVHLLPEGQLPKTGSVIGSNAAQLQVALDEDASTFIAIAAIDNLVKGTGGAAVQSMNLALGWPETEGLSSVGVAP; encoded by the coding sequence ATGCAGAATCGGCGTGTGACGAAAGCGATCAAAGTGGCGGTGGCCGGTGCCAGCGGCTACGCCGGCGGGGAGATCCTACGGCTGCTGCTCGGGCATCCCGGCTACGCCGACGGCCGACTGCAGATCGGCGCGCTGACCGCCGCCGGCAACGCCGGCAGCACTCTCGGGGAACAACACCCGCACCTGCTGCCGCTAGCCGACCGCGTCCTGCAGCCCACCGACGTCGCCACGCTGGCCGGCCACGACGTGGTGTTCCTCGGTCTGCCGCACGGACATTCGGCGGTGCTGGCCGAACAACTCGGCGACGACACCGTCGTGATCGACTGCGGCGCGGACTTCCGTCTCGACGACTCCGGGGACTGGGAACGCTTCTACGGCTCGCCCCACGCCGGCACCTGGCCCTACGGTCTGCCGGAACTGCCCGGCGGTCGCGACAAGCTCGTCGACGCCCGGCGGATCGCGGTCCCGGGCTGCTACCCGACGGCGGCCCTGCTGGCGCTGTTCCCGGCCGTGGCCGCCGGGCTGATCGAACCCGACGTCACCGTCGTCGCCGTCAGTGGCACCTCCGGTGCGGGCAAGGCCGCCAAGGTCGACCTGCTCGGCTCCGAGGTCATCGGCTCGGCGCGGGCCTACAACGTCGGCGGCGCACACCGGCACACCCCCGAGATCGGGCAGGGGCTGCGGGCGCTCACCGACCGCGATGTCAGCGTCGCGTTCATCCCGGTGCTGATCCCGACCTCGCGGGGCATCCTGGCCACCTGCACCGCCAAGACCACCGCGGCACTGCCGGAATTGCGGGCGGCCTACGAAAAGGCCTATCAAGACGAGCCATTCGTGCACCTGCTACCCGAAGGTCAACTGCCCAAGACCGGATCGGTGATCGGCAGCAACGCCGCGCAACTGCAGGTCGCGCTCGACGAGGACGCCTCGACGTTCATCGCGATCGCCGCGATCGACAACCTCGTCAAGGGCACCGGCGGCGCCGCCGTGCAGTCGATGAACCTGGCGCTGGGCTGGCCGGAGACCGAAGGACTTTCAAGCGTAGGAGTGGCGCCGTGA